In the Arachis ipaensis cultivar K30076 chromosome B10, Araip1.1, whole genome shotgun sequence genome, one interval contains:
- the LOC107620750 gene encoding protein FAR1-RELATED SEQUENCE 5-like, with amino-acid sequence MRYLDLDDRSREARSLTRTKCPAQLRVKLDYGCERWKVSCFVESHNHDLTPPQFAHLVPANCRLTVTDKVQVENLHNFGVKTCHIIGYIAFQKGGYRHAGFTRKDLYNHINFYRRSKVKNGDANAAINYLIGKSNNDPLFFGLYIWVIYTTF; translated from the coding sequence ATGAGGTATCTTGATCTGGATGATAGATCAAGGGAGGCAAGGTCACTCACGCGAACCAAATGTCCAGCTCAGCTTAGGGTAAAGCTTGACTACGGCTGCGAAAGATGGAAGGTATCATGTTTTGTGGAATCTCACAACCATGATCTGACGCCCCCCCAATTTGCGCATCTTGTTCCGGCCAATTGTCGTCTCACTGTTACTGATAAAGTCCAAGTggaaaatcttcataattttggtGTCAAGACGTGCCATATTATAGGATACATTGCGTTCCAGAAAGGTGGATATCGTCATGCTGGCTTCACACGCAAAGATTTGTACAACCATATTAATTTTTATCGTAGATCAAAAGTAAAAAACGGGGATGCCAATGCGGCAATAAACTATTTGATTGGCAAGTCAAACAATGATCCGCTGTTCTTTGGTTTGTATATATGGGTCATATATACCACATTCTAG